From the genome of uncultured Fretibacterium sp.:
TATGATCTTTTTTCCCATCCAGGACTTTTTCCCTTCTACTTTTCCCCTTCTGGAGATTTCTCCATTCCCCAAGTTCTCAGGACTTTTTCACCTTAACGAAACGGGCTTCCTCCCGGCGCAGGTTGACGAGCGCCCCTTCGGCATCTACCTCGATGGGGTCTCCGAGGGGCGCCCTTCGGACGAGCTTTGCCAGGACGCCGGGGTAGAGCCCCATGTCCACCAGCCTCTGGGCGAGCATACCCCTGCCCTCGATTCCCACGACCATCCCCGACTCCCCCGGAGTCAGGTCCGCCAGCGTCATCTCGCTCATCGTCTCTCACCCAACCTCATGCCTCGGCCACCATCAGGCTCATGGCGACCTCCTGATCCAGGGCCAGGCAGCTCTCGCCCTCCATCACCCTGACGATGACGTCGCCGTCCCGCTCCTGCAGAAGGGTGAGA
Proteins encoded in this window:
- a CDS encoding FeoA family protein, yielding MSEMTLADLTPGESGMVVGIEGRGMLAQRLVDMGLYPGVLAKLVRRAPLGDPIEVDAEGALVNLRREEARFVKVKKS
- a CDS encoding FeoA family protein, translated to MFPLLSAPMNTKLKVLKSGSGPRMSKHLESLGLGEGSVLTLLQERDGDVIVRVMEGESCLALDQEVAMSLMVAEA